The following are encoded together in the Nyctibius grandis isolate bNycGra1 chromosome 5, bNycGra1.pri, whole genome shotgun sequence genome:
- the NTS gene encoding neurotensin/neuromedin N, whose translation MRAQLVCVVLLALASCSLCSDSEEEMKAFEADLLTNMYTSKINRAKLPYWKMTLLNVCNLVNNVNNQVGEIVEVDEEDLVSGRQFPAALDGFSLEAMLTVYQLRKVCHSRAFQHWELLQQDAFDLENSSQDKEIMKRKNPYILKRQLHVNKARRPYILKRSSYY comes from the exons ATGAGAGCCCAGCTGGTGTGCGTGGTGCTGCTGGCCTTGGCCTCCTGCAGCCTTTGCTCAG AttcagaagaggaaatgaaagcGTTCGAAGCAGATTTATTGACCAATATGTACACATCAaag attaACAGAGCAAAACTTCCTTACTGGAAAATGACCCTGCTAAATGTCTGCAATCTTGTCAACAACGTAAACAACCAAGTGGGAGAAATAGTAGAGGTAGATGAAGAGGATCTTGTTTCAGGAAGACAGTTTCCTGCTGCTCTGGATGGCTTCAGCTTGGAAGCAATGCTGACAGTATATCAACTCCGAAAAGTTTGCCACAGCAGAGCCTTTCAGCATTGGGAG TTACTTCAGCAAGATGCTTTTGATCTAGAGAACTCAAGCCAAGAtaaggaaataatgaaaagaaaaaatccctaTATTCTGAAACGGCAGCTACATGTGAACAAAGCTAGACGACCATACATACTCAAGAGAAGTTCATATTACTga